TTCTCGCCTTCACCCAGTCACTTGGTAGCCACGTCGCAGCCGCCGAATTCATGAACGAGCCGACGCTCGCGGCAACGAACGGCGCGCCGCCGGGCTATGGTGCAAAGGCCTATGGCCGCGACTTCGCGATCTTCCGCGCGTGGATGCGCCAGCATGCACCTGACACGCTGATCGTCGGCCCCGGCTCCGTCGGCGACTCATCTTCGCCATCAACCGATGGCATCCGGACCCGCGATCTGCTCGCCGCATCCGGCCACGACCTCGATCGCTTCTCTTATCATCACTACAACACGCTCTCGCCGCGCTGCGGCGTCCGCAACGATCCGGCGCGAGCGCTGTCGGCGGATTGGCTCGCACGCACCGATCGCACGCTTTCGGTCTACCGCGGCTTGCGCGACGAATTCGAGCCTGGCACACCGATCTGGTTGACCGAGACGGCCGATGCCGCCTGCGGCGGCAATCGCTGGGACGCGACCTTCCTCGACACGTTCCGCTATCTCGACCAGCTCGGACGGCTCGCGAAGGCAGGCGTGCAGGTAGTGATGCACAACACGCTTGCCGCAAGCGACTACGGCCTGCTCGACGAGGCGACGTTTCGCCCGCGACCGAACTACTGGGGTGCGCTGCTATGGCATCGCCTGATGGGAACGACCGTGCTCGACGCCGGTGTGAGCAGCACGCCCGACCTTCGCCTGTATGCGCATTGCCATCCCAGGACGCCGGGCAACGTGTCCATCCTCGCGATCAACACATCGCGGACCGAGTCACGCAGCATGAAGCTGCCGATTGCATCGGAGCGCTACACGCTGGATGCGATGCCGCTCCAAAGCTCGACCGTGCGATTGAACGGAAGGACACTCGAGCTCGACGTCAACGACGTCTTTCCCCTGCTCGAAGCGCGCACGACGCCGGCCGGGACAATTCTCTTGGCACCGGCCACCATCACCTTCCTGGTGATGTCGGACGCTGCCAACCCTGCCTGCCGATGGCCGTATGAACTTTGAATTGGATCGAGCGTGAGGTCGCACCTTGCCGCATCATTGCGAGGAGCCACCCGGTCCCGCCTTCGGCGGGCCGGATGACAGGCTCCGCGACGAAGCAACCCAGAGTTTTTTCGCGGAAAGATTCTGGATTGCCTCGCTGCGCTGGCAATGACGGGTCTGCGGAGGAAGCACGCACGATGCTTCCGTGAGGCGGTCAATTCGCCGCCTGTCTCTCCGCCGGCATGTAGATCTGCGCGTAGCCTTCCTTGATCGCCGAGGTGATGCGATCGAGCCGCCGGTCGATGTGTTTTTCCAGCACGGAAACGCATGTCGCTTCGTCGCGCGCCTTGAGGCCCTCGACGACGGTGCGATGCTCGGCCTGCGTGTTGGAGCGGTTGGCGCGGTCCATGTCGATCCAGCGCACGAAGCGAATACGGGCGTTGACGTTGCGCAATACGCGCAGCATCTCGGCATTGTTCGACATCGCCATCAGCCGCTCGTGAAAGGTCTCGTCCAGCTCGACCAGTTCGACCGACGAACGCTCGCCGGGATCGGGCCCGGTGGCTTCGAGGAATTTGAGCAACGCGTCGATGTCCTCTTCCCTGGCGCGCTTGATGGCGAGGCGGACCGAGGCGATCTCGATCGACTTGCGCAGTTCGTAGAGATCGAAGATCTCGTGCGCATCCAGCTCGCGGCAGAAGAAGCCCTTGCCGGGCGTGAAGCGCAGGAACCCCTCGGTGTTCAGGCGATTGAGCGCTTCACGCAGCGGCGTACGACTGACGCCGAGGCGCTTTGCCAGCTCGCCTTCGTTGAGCCGTTCGCCCGGCTTGAATTCGTAGCTCACGGCCATCGCCTTGAGCTGTTCATAGACGCGATCGACGATGCTGTCCGAGGCAAGTTCCAGATGCTTGTTCATGGGCAGCTTCTCGACCTCTAACCAAACCGGCGCGGCCGCAGTCCGGCATGAAACCACGTGATCATGGAATAAATATCATAAACAGGCAGGCCCACCTCCGCCTGCAATGCGGCAGCGTAAGGCGGCATGTTGGTGCATTCAAGCACGATGGCGCCGACATCAGGATGCTTTGCCACGAGCGCCTTGCCGGCTTCGACCACGTCGCGCTCGGCCTGGGCGATATCCATGTCGTCCTTCTCGGCCTTGATCAGGACGCGGAAGAACTCCTTGCCGTTTTCGGTGCCGACGAGCGGCGTGTCGAGCGGCACGCCAGCGCCTTCCAGGTGAGCCGGCGACAGCGTCGAGCCCGACACCGTGACGAGGCCGACGCGCTTGCCGGGCGGCAAGGTCGCCTGCACCCACGGCACCTGCATCAACGATGACGTCGCCACCGGCACGCCAACGGCGGCGGCAAGCTCCTTCTGAAACAGCGCGAGGAAGCCGCAATTGGTGGTGATGGCTTCGGCGCCCAGCCGCACCAGCTCCTTCGCCGCTTCGATAAAGTCCGGCAGCAGTCCGGCGGCGCCCTTCAGCACCACCTTCTCCGGCGAAGCGCCGCTCACCACGCGATAGAGCACCGGGAACGGCCAGGTCGTGCCATTGCCCATGTCACCGGGGATGCGGGGGAAGCGTGCTTCCAGCATCAGGATGCCGAGCGGCGCGCCATAGAGCGCTTTGCCGCCACGGGCGATACGGGAGGAGGAGTTTTGCGGATTGGTCATGATGCGATCTCAGAGGAAGCGGCTGGGTGCGAACGGTTCGAGCGGAATCTCCGGCGCCTTGCCGCTGACGAGCTGCGCGACGAGGCGGCCGGTGCGGGCGGAGCCGACAAGGCCGATATGGCCATGGCCGAACGCATAGACGATATCGCGCGAGGCGCGGGCATAGCCGATGCAGGGACGGCCATCCGGCATGCTCGGGCGGTGGCCGAGCCATATCTTGATGCGTGAGGCCGGAATGTTTTTCGGCAGCTTCGGAAACATGCTGAAGAGATTGTCGCGCAGGATCTCGGCGCGCCTCCAGTTCGGCTCGGCATCGAGACCCGCGATTTCGACCGTGCCGGCGGCACGCAGGCCCTTGTTGGTCCAGTTCACGACCATCTTGGCATCGGACGCCATCATCGAGCTGCGGGGGCCTGATTCCGGGTTCTCGATCATGACGTGATAGCCGCGCTCGGTCTCGAGCGGCAGCGGATCGCCGACGGATGCGGTGAGCAGCTTTGAGCGCGCGCCGGCTGCGATCACGGCGGCATCGCAGGCGATCTCGCCGCCCTCAGTCAGAACGGCAACGAGCTTGTTGCCGTTGAGCTTGAGGCCGGTCGCCTTGGCGCGCACCAGTTTTGCGCCACTGGCGAGCGCATGAGTGGCGAGCGCCGCGACATAGGCGCCGGGATCGCGGCAGCGTCCGGCCTCCTCGACCACCACACCGAATGTGTAGCGTGGATCAAGCTCAGGCTCGCGCTGGCGCATCTCGTCTGCGGAAAGCTCCAGCCATTCGACGCCGACGCGCTTGCGGATGCGCCAGCCGAGATCGCCGTCGAAATTCCCACGCGAAGGGAAGACGTGCATGACGCCGTTGCGTTCGATCAGCTCGGAAACGCCGGCCTCGTCCGCCAGCTTCTTGTGCAGGAGCGGCGCATCCTTGAGGAGCGCGCGCAGCGCGACCGCCGTTGTCTCGACGCGCGCTTCGGTCCAGCCCGACAGCAGATATTTGATCAGCCAGGGCAAAGCCTTCGGCAGGTAAGACCAGCGGATCGCGAGCGGACCGAGCGGATCCAGCAGATAGCCCGGCACCTTCTTCCAGATTCCGGGCTCGGCCGGGGGGATCACCGAATGCGACGACAGCCAGCCGGCATTGCCATAGCTCGCCGCCTGCTCGCCACCGGGCTCGCCCGGATCGATCAGCGTGACACGATGGCCCTCGCGCAGCGCTTCGATGGCGCTGATCACGCCGACCGCGCCGGCGCCGATGATGGCAATTTGGCGGCCTTCCGACATCAGCGCGACTTCTCCTGTGGCACGAAGTCCTTGCCGACAGACATGGCACGAGGATCAATAAGGCAATGCAGGATCGACGGCTTGCCCGAAGCGAGTGCGCGCTCGAAGGCCGGCGCAAACTCTTCCGTGCGCTCGACCCGCTCGCCATGACCACCGAAGGCTTTTGCGTACATCGCAAAGTCCGGGTTCTTGAGCTGCGTGCCGACGACGCGGCCAGGATAGTCGCGCTCCTGGTGCATGCGGATGGTGCCGTATTGCGCATTGTCGATCACGACGACGATCAGCGCTGCGTCATACTGCACGGCGGTCGCAAACTCCTGGCCGTTCATCAGGAAGCAGCCGTCGCCGGCAAACGCGACGACGACGCGATCCGGATATTGCCGTTTTGCAAGCACGCCCGCCGGCACGCCATAGCCCATCGAGCCCGAGGTCGGCGCAAGCTGCGCAGCGAAGGCGTGGAAACGATGATGGCGATGCAGCCAGCCGGCATAGTTGCCGGCGCCGTTGCAGACGATCGCATCCTTCGGCAGCCGGTCGCGCAGCCAGGTCATGACCTGTCCGTACTGGAACGAGCCCGGCAGCTCGCGCGCGGTCTCGGTCCAGGCAAGATAATCCGCATGCGCCTTGGCCGCTTCGCCCTTCCAGGCCGGCTGCGCGGCAGGCTTCAGCGTCTCGACGGCGGCGGCGAACGCAGCAGGCGTGGCCTGGATCGCGAGCGTCGGCTGATAGACGCGGCCGAGTTCTTCCGAGCCCGGATGAACATGGATCAACCTTTGGCTCGGCACGGGAATGTCGAACAGCGAGTAAGACGAGGACGGCATCTCCGACATGCGGCCGCCAATCAGCAGGATGACATCCGCGCCGGTGATGCGCGCCTTCAGGCTCGCGCTCGGCCCAATGCCGAGATCGCCGGCATAGTGCGAATGATCGGCCTCGATCAACGACGCGCGGCGGAACGAGGTCGCGACCGGCAGGTCGAACCGCTCGGCGAAGCGCGCGATGCCCTTGGCCGCTTCCGCGGTCCAGCCGGAGCCACCGAGAACGACGAGCGGGGCCTTTGCGCCCGCAAGCATCGCAGTCAGACGTTCGAGATCGGCCGGCGCCGGCCAGCTCACGGCGGGCTCGACGCGCGGCGCATCGGCAACCGCCGCCGTCTCGGTCAGCATATTCTCCGGCAGCGCGATCACGACGGGACCGGGGCGGCCCTGCATCGCGACGCGGAACGCGCGCGCGACGAGCTCGGGAATG
This region of Bradyrhizobium sp. CCGUVB1N3 genomic DNA includes:
- a CDS encoding FAD-binding oxidoreductase → MSEGRQIAIIGAGAVGVISAIEALREGHRVTLIDPGEPGGEQAASYGNAGWLSSHSVIPPAEPGIWKKVPGYLLDPLGPLAIRWSYLPKALPWLIKYLLSGWTEARVETTAVALRALLKDAPLLHKKLADEAGVSELIERNGVMHVFPSRGNFDGDLGWRIRKRVGVEWLELSADEMRQREPELDPRYTFGVVVEEAGRCRDPGAYVAALATHALASGAKLVRAKATGLKLNGNKLVAVLTEGGEIACDAAVIAAGARSKLLTASVGDPLPLETERGYHVMIENPESGPRSSMMASDAKMVVNWTNKGLRAAGTVEIAGLDAEPNWRRAEILRDNLFSMFPKLPKNIPASRIKIWLGHRPSMPDGRPCIGYARASRDIVYAFGHGHIGLVGSARTGRLVAQLVSGKAPEIPLEPFAPSRFL
- a CDS encoding aspartate/glutamate racemase family protein, which encodes MTNPQNSSSRIARGGKALYGAPLGILMLEARFPRIPGDMGNGTTWPFPVLYRVVSGASPEKVVLKGAAGLLPDFIEAAKELVRLGAEAITTNCGFLALFQKELAAAVGVPVATSSLMQVPWVQATLPPGKRVGLVTVSGSTLSPAHLEGAGVPLDTPLVGTENGKEFFRVLIKAEKDDMDIAQAERDVVEAGKALVAKHPDVGAIVLECTNMPPYAAALQAEVGLPVYDIYSMITWFHAGLRPRRFG
- a CDS encoding thiamine pyrophosphate-binding protein; translated protein: MTIRNARTGGQILIDQLVAQGVERVTCVPGESYLAALDALHDSSIDVMICRAEGGAAMMAEAYGKLTGRPGICFVTRGPGATNASHGVHIAMQDSTPMILFVGQVDTGMREREAFQELDYKAVFGTMAKWAVEIDRPDRIPELVARAFRVAMQGRPGPVVIALPENMLTETAAVADAPRVEPAVSWPAPADLERLTAMLAGAKAPLVVLGGSGWTAEAAKGIARFAERFDLPVATSFRRASLIEADHSHYAGDLGIGPSASLKARITGADVILLIGGRMSEMPSSSYSLFDIPVPSQRLIHVHPGSEELGRVYQPTLAIQATPAAFAAAVETLKPAAQPAWKGEAAKAHADYLAWTETARELPGSFQYGQVMTWLRDRLPKDAIVCNGAGNYAGWLHRHHRFHAFAAQLAPTSGSMGYGVPAGVLAKRQYPDRVVVAFAGDGCFLMNGQEFATAVQYDAALIVVVIDNAQYGTIRMHQERDYPGRVVGTQLKNPDFAMYAKAFGGHGERVERTEEFAPAFERALASGKPSILHCLIDPRAMSVGKDFVPQEKSR
- a CDS encoding GntR family transcriptional regulator; this translates as MNKHLELASDSIVDRVYEQLKAMAVSYEFKPGERLNEGELAKRLGVSRTPLREALNRLNTEGFLRFTPGKGFFCRELDAHEIFDLYELRKSIEIASVRLAIKRAREEDIDALLKFLEATGPDPGERSSVELVELDETFHERLMAMSNNAEMLRVLRNVNARIRFVRWIDMDRANRSNTQAEHRTVVEGLKARDEATCVSVLEKHIDRRLDRITSAIKEGYAQIYMPAERQAAN